The Pararhizobium sp. IMCC21322 sequence CGTCAGGCCGCCTGAAAGCATCACCGGAAGCCCTCCGCAGATGTCCGGTGTCAGGGCGTCGAGAATGCTCCAGTCAAAGGTCAGGCCATTCCCGCCCGGCAAGACACTGCCTTTGGGGGGCTTGGCATCAACCAGCAGCCTGTCTGCGACACCGCTATAGGGCCTTAATCGCTCAAAATCCGCCGCCTCCGAAACACCTATGGCCTTCATGATTGTCGTCGCGGTGATGGCCTTGACGTGCCGCACGCGGTCCGCAGTTTCGCTGCCATGCAATTGCAGAATATCCGGCTGGACGTCTGTGCAGATCGCCTCCAGCTCAACATAGTCGGCATCTACGGTCAGTGCCACGATCTGAATCTTGCTATCTGCCTTATCCCGTGCAAACGCAGCCAGATCAGCCGCAGCTTCAAACGTGACATGGCGCGGGCTTTTTTCAAAAAACACCAGTCCGATCATGGTTGCCCCGCCATCAATGGCGGCGGCCACATCGGTTCTGGTGGAAAGGCCACAGATTTTTATATCGAAGACTGATTGTGTAGTCATGAGAGCTGGCCATTATGTGAAACGAAAAGGACACGATAGCGCCTGAACATGCCGAACATATTTGAATTCAGGCCCAAACTATCAGGCCCAAACTTTGCTGATTGAGCTATCGGGACTGAGCCACCGGGTTCGACATGCAAGCTGGCAGAAAAACCTAAGCTTTTGCAACCGGCAAAAGAGGGTGATTGTTGTCATGATCAGGAGCCATGTCCCGGGCTTTCTTTTCGGCCTCTTCCGCCCGCTGTTGCTGGCGGCTGGCCTGGTGCTCATTCTCACGCGCTTTGCGTCGCCATTTTCCCTGGGAAAACCAGGAGCCAAGCCCCCCCAGAATGACGCCCAGCAGCAGGAAACCAAACAGCAGCAGGTATAGCGGCACAGAATAGCTCAGCACTGCCAGATCTGTGCCCGCCGCTGAATCTTGAAACGGATTAAGGGAAACAGTGACCGCGCCCCGATTGGCAATTGACAGAACCACCACAATGATACCGAGCGGTATCAGAATTAGGTATTTGATGAACCACATCATTTGAAAAGGACCTGCCTATGCCTGTTTGAGCCCAACCGGGCCTCGTTCGGACCGCAATTATTCTGCGATCTCGTATTATATGCGATGCATCAGTCGCTGTTCAACCGCTCACGCATTTCTTTGCCGGTTTTGAAAAACGGCACAACCTTGGATTCCACCTGAACCGATTCTCCGGTTCTTGGATTACGGCCGGTACGTGGATTTCTTGTTTTAACCGAAAAGGCACCAAATCCACGCAGCTCTACCCTGTCCCCCTTGGAGAGCGCTGCCGTAATCTCATCAAGGATTGCATTCACAATCATCTCGACGTCTCTTTGAAAAAGATGCGGATTTCGATCCGCTATCTTTTGAACCAGTTCCGACTTTATCACCGTATCGCCCCTTGCAACCAAAATATCCCCCAGAGCGTAATTCTGCGGGCCATCTTAGGGTGAAGACTCAAATTGAATCTATGTTGTTGGAATTACTCCCTAATCGAGAATAGGGTGCCAAACTGAAATCAGGCCGTCAAGCTGTGCAGGGGCGGAAACAGCGCTCAAAAAGCCAGAATCACCCCCCTGAAGGCCGATTGTTGTTGCAAAGGTGACAAATAAGGCACGCATGGCCAGCGTCAGAGGCGAACCGGCCTCATCAAAATCCCGGCGTATCACTTCGATATCAGTGTCAAGACCGTGCTCCAAAACCAGCCATTCCCTAGCCTGTTCCTTACTGCCAATCGCGTCAATAAGCTTGGTCGATAGTGCTCTGTCGCCCGAATAGACGCGTCCATCTGCCAGATCTCGCGCTGTGGCATCATCAAAATTCCGGCGCTCCTTGACCAGATCCAGAAACCACTCATAGGAATCGTTAATCAGGTTTTGAATGGCTTCCCGAGCTTCTGGAGACGTCGGAGAAAACGGGTTTGGAGAGGCTTTCAACGGAGCGCTTTTGATCTGCTCCATACGAATGCCGAGCTTCCCCATCAATTCGCTTATATTCGGGCTTTGATAGACAACACCTATGGACCCGGTAATGCTGGCGCGGCGGGCATAAATGCGGTCCGTGGCCAATGCCGCCATATAGGCAGCGGACGCGCCAACACCGTCAATGGTCGCGACGACCGGTTTTTTGGCGCTCAGTGTCAGTAGAGCTTCATACAAGGCCTCGCCGCCGGATGTTGTGCCACCTGGCGAGTTTATCTTGACGATAACCGCCTGCACATTGTCCTGGCTGCCAAGTTCTTCAATCAGATCCAGCCGTTCCCTGGCACCCACAATCACACCGTCAATAGCGATTTCTGCAATGTGTTCCCCCCGCGACGCGGACAGCGGGTCCAGTCCTGTCAGCCGGGCAATGCCCGCGATCAGGACAAAACCCAGCAGAACAAGTCCAGCTATCCGCCAGAAGGTCAGTTTCCGGCGCAAACGCCGACGGTCGAGAATGTAGTCCGGGTTGCTAGGCTCGGCCATCAACAGTCCTGCTATCGTGTGAGTTTTATAGGATTAATGAACGCTAACCGGCTGCAATTCATGTTCCCATGCATTTGCAATCAGCGCTTCGCGGCTATCGCCGATGACAATAGGCGCACCATCGGCATTCAGCAAAGCCCATAATTTCATGCCCGCTGGAAGCTCCTCCACATCTGGAAAGGCTGCGTGGAACTGGTCCGATGTCATCGAGCGGATGTAGGCGACCTTGCCTTCGCCAAGCAGGGCGAAGTCATGTGCACTCATTACCTTATTGATTTTGTTCTGGTTTCTCATGACGCAGGCTCCTTGGTTGATTGGGCCGTTTTCAGATGTTCGACAGTTTCCAGATGATTCGTATGCACAGAATTGCTTCGCGTTGTGTCATCATCGTGAATCTTGATGTCAATTTTGCGGACAATACGCTCCGGCTGAGGCCGAACAAGATCGATATTCAACAAACCGTCCTTCAGATCAGCTCCGAGTATCTCCATACCATCTGCCAGCAGGAATGCCCGCTGGAACTGGCGCGCAGCAATGCCGCGATGCAGATATTCCCGGCTGTCATCTTCCTGTTGACGTCCACGGATCACCAATTGGCGCTCCTCAACGGCAACGTCCAGTTCCTGGCGTGAGAAGCCAGCCACCGCAAGTGTAATGCGCAACACATCACTTTTGGTACTTTGTTCCGATCTGATCCGTTCAATATTGTACGGAGGATAGCCATCAGAGGATTTGGCCACACGGTCCAAAACACGTTCAATTTCGTCAAAGCCCAGCATAAAAGGGCTGGAAAACGCCGATACGCGCGTCATGATTAGTCCTTTCCTTCGGCCCTAAAAGCGGCCAATCAGCGATCCCGTAAGGCAATCGCCGTTATTGAGAATATGGTACGAACCAAAGGAAGCTTCAAGAGAGACGTGTGTTTTGTGCAACAAGGAGGCCGCGCCGTCAGGTTTTCCAACAGGGACAGAATATCAAAAGGGTTCGGATTCAGAGCGTCTATTATTGCTGCGAGCGGTTGCCAATACCGATACACAGGGACACAGGAGTTCCATTTGGCATATTGCCGGCACCACCCAGCACATCCAGCGTAATCGCGCCATTAGCCACACAGCTTGCATGAATGGCCGTCGCGTTGCTCTCTGGAATGCCATAGGTGAGGGTAGACACAAATTGCCCGGTACGATCATCTCTATGTTGACTGGCAAACCACAAAGGACCGCCGCCAAAGCTGGCGGGTTGTTGCTGCGCAACGGCTCCGGTCCAGCCGCAATTTGCTTTGAAATCATCCAGTGCCTTGCGTGATCCGCGCAGGCCAAAATCGTGGCGCTGGCCGTCAACCAGAAGAGTGACCGGGCGGATTGCGCCCGCAGGACCATTTTCGCTGCTGATGGATGGCAGGTTTACCAGGGCAGGTCGGCCATTGCTTGGCGCTGTGGGAGCCGGAGCCTCTGTGAAAAACTCCTTGTCAATTTGACAGGCAACAATTCCGGCACCCAGCGCCAGAATTCCAAGCGCTATGGCCTCTGGCGCAGACAGATCGTCATCCGGTTTGTTTTGCTGTGCAAAGCTGCTGGTGACGCCCGCAAAAAATCAGCATGGCTGCAAAAACGAGGCTGAAAAGGCCCGAAGAAATACGCGAATACAAGTGTACTGCCCCAATATGACAACCGCAAA is a genomic window containing:
- a CDS encoding lipopolysaccharide assembly protein LapA domain-containing protein, which produces MMWFIKYLILIPLGIIVVVLSIANRGAVTVSLNPFQDSAAGTDLAVLSYSVPLYLLLFGFLLLGVILGGLGSWFSQGKWRRKARENEHQASRQQQRAEEAEKKARDMAPDHDNNHPLLPVAKA
- a CDS encoding DUF1150 domain-containing protein, which gives rise to MRNQNKINKVMSAHDFALLGEGKVAYIRSMTSDQFHAAFPDVEELPAGMKLWALLNADGAPIVIGDSREALIANAWEHELQPVSVH
- a CDS encoding phosphoribosylanthranilate isomerase yields the protein MTTQSVFDIKICGLSTRTDVAAAIDGGATMIGLVFFEKSPRHVTFEAAADLAAFARDKADSKIQIVALTVDADYVELEAICTDVQPDILQLHGSETADRVRHVKAITATTIMKAIGVSEAADFERLRPYSGVADRLLVDAKPPKGSVLPGGNGLTFDWSILDALTPDICGGLPVMLSGGLTPANITAAVQLSHAHPVISGIDVSSGVETSPGIKDKDLIETFLQRAQAAAA
- the sppA gene encoding signal peptide peptidase SppA; translated protein: MAEPSNPDYILDRRRLRRKLTFWRIAGLVLLGFVLIAGIARLTGLDPLSASRGEHIAEIAIDGVIVGARERLDLIEELGSQDNVQAVIVKINSPGGTTSGGEALYEALLTLSAKKPVVATIDGVGASAAYMAALATDRIYARRASITGSIGVVYQSPNISELMGKLGIRMEQIKSAPLKASPNPFSPTSPEAREAIQNLINDSYEWFLDLVKERRNFDDATARDLADGRVYSGDRALSTKLIDAIGSKEQAREWLVLEHGLDTDIEVIRRDFDEAGSPLTLAMRALFVTFATTIGLQGGDSGFLSAVSAPAQLDGLISVWHPILD
- a CDS encoding integration host factor subunit beta produces the protein MIKSELVQKIADRNPHLFQRDVEMIVNAILDEITAALSKGDRVELRGFGAFSVKTRNPRTGRNPRTGESVQVESKVVPFFKTGKEMRERLNSD